A region of Sugiyamaella lignohabitans strain CBS 10342 chromosome A, complete sequence DNA encodes the following proteins:
- the RSM25 gene encoding mitochondrial 37S ribosomal protein RSM25 (Mitochondrial ribosomal protein of the small subunit; GO_component: GO:0005763 - mitochondrial small ribosomal subunit [Evidence IEA]; GO_component: GO:0005763 - mitochondrial small ribosomal subunit [Evidence IPI] [PMID 11278769]; GO_component: GO:0005739 - mitochondrion [Evidence IEA,IEA]; GO_component: GO:0005739 - mitochondrion [Evidence IDA] [PMID 16823961]; GO_component: GO:0030529 - ribonucleoprotein complex [Evidence IEA]; GO_component: GO:0005840 - ribosome [Evidence IEA,IEA]; GO_function: GO:0003735 - structural constituent of ribosome [Evidence IEA]; GO_function: GO:0003735 - structural constituent of ribosome [Evidence IPI] [PMID 11278769]; GO_process: GO:0032543 - mitochondrial translation [Evidence IC] [PMID 11278769]; GO_process: GO:0006412 - translation [Evidence IEA]) produces the protein MKLQTDAIQVAQRTAHLLRAGQKTIRRGSPGGSISEPAWFKVVAANPPTQNLQQKLRNLDVFQSSPKSPPVGEKKRSTGLYVTRYKQKFSTRAQHMYRIRDVKYFEDKIRNAFYEQHPWELARPKVVIENDGNDAAKFDWSTISQENKRLDGESVVQRTLFLLKSAEFKGNESWTDAYDQARLEFYRLRMREEAELEVAAEEATMFGSVFGPSYLEHGINAEQKVIDEWIVQATEATKAKKAQLSGPVSFENDNEPEAPVAN, from the coding sequence ATGAAACTACAAACAGATGCCATTCAAGTGGCTCAGAGGACTGCCCATCTACTGAGGGCCGGACAAAAAACCATTCGACGCGGCTCTCCCGGAGGATCAATCAGCGAACCGGCTTGGTTTAAGGTTGTCGCTGCTAACCCACCTACACAAAATCTACAACAAAAACTGAGGAATTTAGATGTTTTCCAATCCAGTCCGAAGTCACCTCCTGTaggagaaaagaaaagatcaaCTGGACTTTACGTGACGAGGTATAAGCAAAAATTTAGCACCAGAGCCCAGCATATGTATCGCATCAGAGATGTTAAATATTTCGAAGATAAAATCAGAAACGCCTTTTATGAACAGCATCCATGGGAATTGGCCAGGCCTAAGGTTGTAATTGAGAATGACGGTAATGATGCAGCCAAATTTGACTGGAGCACCATCAgtcaagaaaacaaacgTTTAGATGGTGAAAGTGTTGTACAGCGAACACTATTTCTTTTAAAGAGTGCGGAATTTAAAGGGAATGAGTCCTGGACTGATGCATACGATCAAGCTCGTTTAGAGTTCTACAGACTTAGGATGCGTGAAGAAGCTGAGTTAGAGGTCGCCGCCGAAGAGGCGACGATGTTCGGGTCCGTCTTTGGTCCTTCATATCTTGAACATGGTATCAATGCTGAACAAAAGGTTATTGATGAGTGGATCGTTCAAGCTACTGAAGCGACGAAAGCCAAGAAAGCCCAATTATCGGGACCTGTTTCTTTCGAAAATGACAATGAGCCGGAAGCCCCTGTTGCAAATTAA